The following is a genomic window from Acetomicrobium sp. S15 = DSM 107314.
TCTCCAGCCTGGATGGCCAAAACCCCTTCTACCATCAGCTCCCTGGAGAGCACCTCTTGGGAGGTGCGAACGGAGAGCTTCCTTGAGATCGGAATGCCGAATACATTCGCCAAGAAGGAACCGTAAAACGTCGTGATGAGCGCCACTGCCATGCCGGGACCCAGGGCATCGGGGTCATTCAGGTTTTTAAGCATCTGAATAAGGCCTATAAGCGTACCTAACATGCCAAAGGCAGGAGCGAGCTCCGCCATCGTGTCGAACATCTGCTTGTTCCCCACATGGCGTTCCTCCAAAATCCCTATCTCCGCATCGAGGATAGCTTTGACGAGCTCGGGGTCGGTGCCGTCCACCACAAGTTGGATAGACTTGCGCAAAAAACCGTCTTCGAGTTGCATGGCGTCTTCCTCAAGGGCTAACAACCCCTCCCTCCGCGCCTTCTCGGCGAAGCTCACCAACGTCTGCACCAATCCCACCAAATCCGGACTCTCCGCGAAGAAGGCCTTGTGAAGGATCTTTCCGAGATCACGGATGCGCTCCATGGGGTTCGACATGATCACGGCGCCGAAAGTGCCGCCCACGGTAATGAGCAAGGACGGCATATTGACGAACGCCCCCGGTTCTCCTCCTACTATTATGCCGCCCACGACCAAAACGATTGCCAGGATCAGCCCCAAGACCGTGGCAAGGTCCAAGTGCGCATCACC
Proteins encoded in this region:
- a CDS encoding motility protein A; translation: MDLATVLGLILAIVLVVGGIIVGGEPGAFVNMPSLLITVGGTFGAVIMSNPMERIRDLGKILHKAFFAESPDLVGLVQTLVSFAEKARREGLLALEEDAMQLEDGFLRKSIQLVVDGTDPELVKAILDAEIGILEERHVGNKQMFDTMAELAPAFGMLGTLIGLIQMLKNLNDPDALGPGMAVALITTFYGSFLANVFGIPISRKLSVRTSQEVLSRELMVEGVLAIQAGENPRIVEEKLKIFLPPKLRNELEAERQESKEKAG